The region GTCACTTTAGTGGTATAGACGTAAATTATTCATGTAACCTCACAtgcatttttgtaattaatcTAGGGGTTTTTACTCCTGGAGTTGTTGggttagtctctctctctctctctctgtctgtctgtttgtctttctatctatctatctatctatctatctatctatctatctatctatctatctatctatctatctatctatctatctatctatctatctatctatctatctatctatctatctatctatctgtctgtctgtctgtctgtctgtctgtctgtctgtctgtctatatgcatgttgtcaggtgtttttttctttatgggtgtttatttaattctgtataatgtgtggaaatgtgtttttatttaaatcacgAACAATCGTAAAATAACTGCATTTTccgtttttaatgtttttatttaatgtaattcatAAGATATGTTTAAAGGGTGTTTAATAGATGAGGCAAAGTACATTTTATGCACAACTAAGTTTCCAGATGAGAATGCAgagtaattattttaaacaacgTAAAAGCATTTTGCAGATGTGcgtactttaaaaaaaaatgagcaTGAACGCCACATAACGCCGCATTGTACAGTCCAGACCTGCGCgcttttgagtttttttttcttcatgctgAATcgcttttctttgtgtgtgtgtgtgtgtgtgtgtgtgtgtgtgtgtgtgtgtgtgtgtgtgtgtgtgtgtgtgtgtgtgtgtgtgtgtgtgtgtgtgcgcgtgcgtgtgtgcgtgcgtgtgcgtgtgtgtgtgtgtgtcgcacgGTTTAAGGCAGCCGTGGGTGTTACGCACAAGCGCTGAAGCCGGGCAGAGTCAATTATCTGGGGAACTTGGCCAGCCCTCTGAACGAAGCCTGAGACTTCAGTCCGGTGGCTCGGGGCGCGCTTTTTCTGCTGTGGGTGTTCCTCAGTGGGAGGTGGGCGTCAACGCTCCTCTGCATCTGCGACTGAGGCTCCGAAGGTTCGTGGGAAAGAAGTTCAGAGGGATTTGGAAAGTCACAAGCGAGGACTACCTGTGCGCACACGCTTCTCCGAGGACACGCTCCCAGCATTTCAAGCATCATGAAGCGGCCTTGTGAGGATACTACTTCTGATAGTGATATGGATGAAACCATTGACGTGGGTAGCGAGAATAATTATTCGGGGTAAGTTTGTAAAACTGCTTATCTTTAAAATGCAACATATCCATTAAGCTATATTCAAACTTGGTGCTAATTATCTTCTCAATGCTCGATGGAACGTACTGGTATgcgttttgttattttgacatAAAAGAACAAACCTTTGTTGTGGAGTTGAAAAAAATCGCTTGTTTTAGTTTAATGGTGAATTGTTTTAGTTTAATGGTTCGTTGttgcatgtttattgtttatttcgaATAGAGACAAATTTACGTGTAAAACGTTTGGCCTCTGACATAACTCCATTTGCTAAATATCAATTTGCAATTGGTAATGACAGCTAGGATTTGATTCTTAACAGTTACAATTGATTATAATTCATTTGACATTGAATAACAACGAAGAGGACTAATGTGGTTAAATTACTGTAATTAATTGATTTTCAATACACGTGCATCCAGGCAAAGCAGCGGGTCGTTTATAAGATGTGGATCCCCCACTACCACTTCACAGGTTATGGCCCGAAAGAAACGAAGAGGGGTAAGTTAAATACAACAAACATACTCCTTTACCCTTTACAAATTTTGAGAGATCTGTAAAAGAACTGCACGTCAGTTAATATCACTGTTTATATTATCCCAGATCATTGAGAAGAGACGAAGGGATAGAATAAATAACAGTTTATCAGAGTTACGTCGCCTGGTGCCAACGGCATTTGAAAAACAGGTTAGTTTATATGAAAACAATTATCTCGTTGCCAGTAGATCTATTAAACATAATAATCAACAAGAATAACAGCAATACTAGGTCTACATATACAAGATGATACAACACACATGAGTAAAAGAAAGGATAAAATGGAACGTAATTttaaggagagaaagaaaacaataaataatgaaacaccATCCTGTACTGTTTCTTAGGGATCTGCTAAACTAGAGAAAGCTGAAATACTGCAGATGACAGTGGATCACCTAAAGATGCTCCAGGCCACAGGAGGAAAAGGTAAGGCTTTAATTGGcttctccttcttttctctttccctctctctctctctctctctctctctctctctctctctctctctctctctctctctctctctctctctttctgtctctctctctctctctctgttgtgaAATGTGAGCAAGGAGCTCCTTTTTGACTAGAGTAAAGGAGTGGAAGTCAATGCTAATGGCAGGATTGAACTCGTGGGAAAGCGTTGGCAGGACAAAAGAAACACTTGACCCTGGGATTGTGTTTGCTTCCATAAATCCGTGGGAGGGGAGTGGGCCACATTCACAGCCGCCCTGTTGGGGGTTTGTTTGGGCTTTCCAGCAAGTGTAAGAATCGGTGCACtagggagaaaaaacaaacatacaaacagccCAGCGCAATCCTGGCTTGTTTGTGGTTAGATCCCCCGGCCCAGTGGGGATGTGCTGGGCAGAGCAGCACTCATCCCTTACTCATCAGGATGTGCATCAGCTGTTGTATTCATTAAAGTCTCTGATAGAAGAGCTGTATTTATAGGCATTTGGTATTCATGTTTTAGGtgttctcacactctctctctccagggtaTTTTGATGTTCATTCCCTGGCAATGGACTTCATGAGCATTGGCTTTCGAGAGTGCCTGACTGAAGTGGCCCGGTACTTGAGCACGGTGGAGGGTCTGGACTCCAGCGACCCACTCCGCGCACGCCTGGTCTCACATCTCAGCAGCTGCGCCTCCCAGAGGGAGGCGGCTGCTATGACCTCATCCGTGGCCCACCACCAGCAGGCCCTCCACCCGCAGCACTGGGCGCTACACCCGCTGCCTGCTGCCTTCCTGCAGCAGAGTGGCCTGCCCTCCACAGACGGTGCCTCTGGCAGGCTGGCGGAGGTGCCACAGCGGGGCTCGGCGCTGCTCACTGCCTCCTTCACGCCTGCAGACTCTGCACTGAGGGCGCCCCCTACGGGCAACGTGGCGCCCTGCATGCCCCCGCTCTCCACCTCGCTCCTGTCACTGTCGGCCACCGTGcacgccgccgccgccgccgcggCTCACACCTTCCCGCTCTCCTTCCCGGGCGGATTCCAATTGTTTGGCCCAAGCGCCACGGCCTCTTCTGTGGCCTCCTCAGCTGTGAGCCCCTCCATATCCACCTCCTCCACTTCCCAGCAGAGCAGttccagctccagcagcagtagcagcagcaaGCCATACCGCCCATGGGGGACTGAAGTGGGAGTGTTTTAAGGGTCGGACCCAGTGTGCCCTTTTACACTTTTACAAGTCTATTAAACTTTATGGACAGAGGACAGACTTCAAAAACTATGGACAATTTTTGGCCACTGTTATGGCATTTTGGACACTTCTACACAATCAGCTATACAAGTGCCTGCATGTATATCACAAATGGAACTTCTTAGGAAGGAGAAGTGTGGATCATGTTTGTGCTCGTCATAGCCAGTGGATGTGAGGATGATCGATTGGTCTTTTTAGTGAAATGACCACATCACTATCATTATA is a window of Electrophorus electricus isolate fEleEle1 chromosome 3, fEleEle1.pri, whole genome shotgun sequence DNA encoding:
- the hey2 gene encoding hairy/enhancer-of-split related with YRPW motif protein 2, producing the protein MKRPCEDTTSDSDMDETIDVGSENNYSGQSSGSFIRCGSPTTTSQVMARKKRRGIIEKRRRDRINNSLSELRRLVPTAFEKQGSAKLEKAEILQMTVDHLKMLQATGGKGYFDVHSLAMDFMSIGFRECLTEVARYLSTVEGLDSSDPLRARLVSHLSSCASQREAAAMTSSVAHHQQALHPQHWALHPLPAAFLQQSGLPSTDGASGRLAEVPQRGSALLTASFTPADSALRAPPTGNVAPCMPPLSTSLLSLSATVHAAAAAAAHTFPLSFPGGFQLFGPSATASSVASSAVSPSISTSSTSQQSSSSSSSSSSSKPYRPWGTEVGVF